From Amycolatopsis sp. cg9, one genomic window encodes:
- a CDS encoding ribonuclease Z: MSTRELVVLGTASQVPTRHRNQNGYLLRWDGEGILFDPGEGTQRQMLRAGVAATDITRICITHFHGDHSLGLPGVVQRLSLDAVKHPVHAHFPASGAHYFERMRHATAFHEQADLREHPIDGDGPIATGKFALEARRLSHPVEAFGYRLTEPDGRTMLPERLREHGITGPDVGRLQREGHLNGVDLTDVSTPRPGQRFAFVMDTRLCDAVYALAEHADTLVIEATFLAEDTHLARDFGHLTARQAARVAAESGVRQLVLTHFSQRYPDPARFLEEAKAEFDGEIVVAEDLERVQVPKRRSWPADTPAP; encoded by the coding sequence GTGTCGACCCGCGAACTGGTGGTGCTGGGCACCGCGTCCCAGGTGCCCACGCGCCACCGCAACCAGAACGGCTACCTCCTGCGCTGGGACGGCGAGGGCATCCTCTTCGACCCCGGCGAAGGCACCCAGCGGCAGATGCTGCGGGCGGGTGTCGCGGCCACGGACATCACCCGCATCTGCATCACGCACTTCCACGGCGACCACAGCCTCGGCCTCCCCGGGGTGGTCCAGCGGCTGTCGCTGGACGCCGTGAAACACCCCGTCCACGCCCACTTCCCGGCGTCCGGCGCGCACTACTTCGAACGGATGCGGCACGCGACGGCGTTCCACGAGCAGGCCGACCTGCGCGAGCACCCCATCGACGGCGACGGGCCGATCGCCACCGGGAAGTTCGCGCTGGAAGCGCGGCGCCTGAGCCACCCCGTCGAGGCGTTCGGCTACCGGCTGACCGAGCCCGACGGCCGCACCATGCTCCCCGAGCGGCTGCGCGAACACGGCATCACGGGCCCGGACGTCGGCCGGCTCCAGCGGGAAGGGCACCTGAACGGCGTGGACCTGACCGACGTCAGCACGCCCCGCCCCGGCCAGCGGTTCGCCTTCGTCATGGACACCCGCCTCTGCGACGCCGTCTACGCGCTCGCCGAGCACGCCGACACGCTCGTGATCGAGGCGACCTTCCTCGCCGAGGACACCCACCTCGCCCGCGACTTCGGCCACCTGACCGCCCGGCAGGCCGCGCGGGTCGCCGCCGAGTCCGGCGTCCGGCAGCTCGTGCTGACCCACTTCTCGCAGCGCTACCCCGACCCGGCGCGCTTCCTCGAGGAGGCGAAGGCCGAGTTCGACGGCGAGATCGTCGTGGCCGAGGACCTGGAGCGGGTCCAGGTCCCGAAACGCCGGTCTTGGCCAGCGGACACCCCGGCGCCGTAG